Genomic segment of Eremothecium sinecaudum strain ATCC 58844 chromosome VIII, complete sequence:
TTCCTCGACATCGATTGTAGATCTGCATCCTGTATCTTGCTCTTCACCAGATTAATTTGGTTATATAGTTGCTTGCATTCCTCTCTTGCAATATGTATTTGTCGTTCCAGGCTATCCGGCCCTGGCCCTGCCGTAAAAGCCGGATCTTCATGCACAAGAAGCTCTTGCTTTTGGGGTGAGTGTTCTGATATAAATACACGTTCACCGTATCCAGCCATGATGAGCTTATTCGATTCGCACAATAGATGTCTATCTGTTCAATTCCCTATTAAATAAATGCAATTGAGTTAAAAATCTACACATTACTTCATACTACTTTGGTATAGGGATAAAAAAATTGGTAAAATTTGACGACTGCAATAACTCGTGAAAAAACTGTTGGCTGCTTTGAGCTATAGGAAGACTATAGTCCTAATCAACTGATACATTAAAAACCTATGGATTGCTACTCTTATCTCTTATTTCTATAAAGCTTAAAGCCAGCCTAAGCTCAAGAGTGATTATGCTATTATTGCTATGTAGTGAAGTTAAACAGATTGTTGAATATAATACGTAACCCATGCATTGTGAAAAATATGCTGAATACTTCTGGTAGGGGTTACAGGTATAAAACAATGCCAGTGTCGCCTGCGTTTACGGAGGTGGAGAGCTTGTCAAATTTTACATCAGAATTGTTTTTTTCCCGCTTCGAAAATCATTATACGATGGAATCTGCCGCACATGCATGAAGGAACTAGGAACCGAAGGACACGATGAAGAAATAGAACAGGAAAAAGAGAAAAATAACGTCTTTTATTATGCAAGGGGACTGTTCGTAGAGCTATTGGACAGGCgttttccttttcttttGGCCTTAGAGCGTTGCTTAAACTTCTCTTCCCTCTCAAGATTCCCTGTAACTTTTAAAAGATAATCTGGAACCGGGATGCGATTTTTTAGGTAGTGCATTTTCCAATTACGGGCCTTGTCTTTCAGTTGTACCTGTGATCTATTTTTAAGAGTTTCAGAGATCGAGCCGCCAGCACCATGGAGCTCGAGGATTTTTGACCAAGAGGGCCCATGCATTTTTAGTGCTGATATCAAGAcgtcttcttcttccttaACCCACATGCGTTTTTGCTGCGGCTTCTTTCTTATGGTGGGTTTAAGGACCGTGAAAGGTGTAGCGGTTTCCGTAGCAGTTGGTAGAGTGCTATTCCCGGCCGCTGACACCAATTGGCATGGGGTTGTAGATCGACTCGCGGGAGCGCCGTTTTTAGGAATTGGAGACGATTCCGCGGTGTTTTCGTTACTGGGGTGCTGTACCGTATTGCTCTTCAGGGTATTGAGTGCCGATTCTGTTGGTTCAGCGAATGGGGAGGAAGCACCCTTTCCGCGCTTGCCGAACACCAGTAGTCCGATGTTTTTAGATACATAGGCAAGGAAATCGCGGAGGAAGTCCGACCAACGATAACGCTCCATGGTGTCTCGAAGTGTCAGGCTGGACTCGAGAGCTTCACGCCTGCGCTGACACCTTGTAATGAAGTCCCTCTCACTTGAGGTGAGCTGAAATTCTTGTATCGACTCGCTACTTTTCATTTGCAGATATGAGGTCATATCATGAGGGAAAAGGTTATCAAGAACTTCTTTCCGATCTGCAGGAACTTCAGTGTCATCAAGTGCAGCTATGAACGCCTGGGTCTTTAAGTTCAAATATAAAACTGTATGTGTTTTAAGTAGTTTCCCCCCAAACATCGAGTTCAAAGATGTCGAAGTATAGCCAGAACCATTACTCTCATGAACATTATCGACATTGTCTTTATCCATCTCCAAGCTGCCGTAGCTGTTGCTAGGACAGAAAACCTCTATAAAACAGTCATTTAAGAACTGGA
This window contains:
- the TBF1 gene encoding Tbf1p (Syntenic homolog of Ashbya gossypii ACR096W; Syntenic homolog of Saccharomyces cerevisiae YPL128C (TBF1)), with the translated sequence MGLLESRSLIAETDEANGRFEAVLAELPYYTQLVIKYLPLLNNVCSQLLQILTENSLQVLINTVLGAPLRTDESRLFDALVDALEQIKMMYGNALLLNVSDIAPGIWFPGGEPPSILQGFECFILTTIRKHNLVVFILTLLGKFDYGFQFLNDCFIEVFCPSNSYGSLEMDKDNVDNVHESNGSGYTSTSLNSMFGGKLLKTHTVLYLNLKTQAFIAALDDTEVPADRKEVLDNLFPHDMTSYLQMKSSESIQEFQLTSSERDFITRCQRRREALESSLTLRDTMERYRWSDFLRDFLAYVSKNIGLLVFGKRGKGASSPFAEPTESALNTLKSNTVQHPSNENTAESSPIPKNGAPASRSTTPCQLVSAAGNSTLPTATETATPFTVLKPTIRKKPQQKRMWVKEEEDVLISALKMHGPSWSKILELHGAGGSISETLKNRSQVQLKDKARNWKMHYLKNRIPVPDYLLKVTGNLEREEKFKQRSKAKRKGKRLSNSSTNSPLA